A stretch of Coccidioides posadasii str. Silveira chromosome 2, complete sequence DNA encodes these proteins:
- a CDS encoding uncharacterized protein (EggNog:ENOG410PG2Y~COG:O~BUSCO:2293at33183) yields the protein MENPLKWSASYFVAPPNRSPKKLRGDKICLPPSALESILSALPAPSSSRDYSPSVFESFNRYTPSTSFVNIEGRNQGRELPYPLTFRIVNPKNGRVIHSGILEFSAEENEVALSPFLLQSLGIHQPELESHPRLSDLGQGEHAAEDSGRILGHDHPRLTIHAVQLPKGTYVRLRPLEPGYDTEDWKALLERYLGANFTTLTVGESLAVHGRPDEVFQLLVDKVQPEGDAICVVDTDLEVDIEPLDEEQALESERRRREKLRTKSLAKGGKLQFGKQLSAEIVVGQYVDYELPEWDRSEPIEIELDAEDNTDIDLFVSPFSSRQRNRPREDEHVFGDFSTEFPKHVQIQPTNIELEGAEAIYISIFARPPEEGMGKEGQAWDFSLRTSASTKGEQLGLSDPQFGSQNTEDEQCKNCHQWVPKTTIVLHENFCLRNNVLCPKCQKVFQKRSAEWQSHWHCPHDEANGNDAYSKAKHDTIFHTEEPCSKCHYKARNLPDLAHHRTTVCPEKLILCQFCHLVVPQKGDTDPDVLDPEVLLSNLTPHEFVDGTRTTECHLCNRIIRLRDMNTHLRHHDLERVSRPPPRVCNNPNCCSTLDDPVKRGKVADNSLGLCNVCFGPLYVDLYDPEGKALRRRIERRYLSQMLSGCGKSWCRNEYCKTGRANMGIISVSAKEALALVKPLINAVSIPVGGQDLENTSPLYFCSDENNQTRRKLAELLASEAGYELGWGVAAIQEAGGDIDRAKDWLKNWAPKKGEKFGDQK from the coding sequence ATGGAGAACCCGCTGAAGTGGTCTGCTTCTTACTTCGTCGCGCCGCCGAATCGCTCCCCAAAGAAGCTCCGTGGTGATAAAATATGTCTCCCTCCTTCAGCCCTGGAGAGCATTCTGAGTGCTCTCCCCGCCCCGTCCTCTTCGCGCGACTATAGCCCTTCTGTGTTTGAATCCTTCAACCGTTATACACCCTCCACCTCCTTCGTCAACATTGAAGGCCGCAACCAAGGTCGGGAGCTTCCGTACCCTCTCACATTCCGTATAGTGAACCCCAAAAATGGCCGCGTCATTCATTCGGGTATCCTCGAATTCTCCGCCGAAGAGAACGAAGTTGCCCTGAGCCCCTTCCTACTTCAAAGTCTTGGAATACACCAGCCGGAACTCGAGTCGCATCCCCGCTTATCGGACCTTGGACAAGGCGAGCATGCTGCTGAAGACAGTGGCCGAATATTGGGCCATGATCATCCCAGACTTACTATCCATGCCGTACAGCTTCCCAAGGGGACGTATGTTCGATTACGCCCCTTAGAACCGGGATATGATACCGAAGATTGGAAAGCTCTGCTGGAGCGTTATCTGGGGGCAAATTTTACTACTCTAACCGTGGGGGAGTCATTGGCGGTCCATGGGCGCCCTGACGAGGTATTTCAACTCCTTGTGGACAAGGTACAACCGGAGGGTGACGCCATCTGCGTTGTTGATACGGACTTGGAAGTCGACATAGAACCCCTGGACGAAGAGCAAGCTCTGGAGTCAGAGAGAAGGCGCAGGGAAAAGCTGAGGACCAAATCTTTGGCTAAAGGTGGAAAATTACAATTTGGGAAGCAGCTTAGTGCCGAGATAGTCGTGGGCCAATACGTTGACTATGAATTACCGGAATGGGACCGCTCAGAGCCCATTGAAATCGAGTTGGATGCGGAGGACAATACCGACATTGACCTCTTCGTTAGCCCCTTTTCTTCTCGGCAGAGAAATCGGCCTAGAGAAGATGAGCACGTCTTTGGTGATTTCTCAACCGAGTTTCCGAAACACGTTCAGATTCAACCCACTAATATTGAACTTGAGGGTGCGGAGGCGATCTACATCTCGATATTTGCCCGCCCACCGGAGGAGGGAATGGGCAAGGAAGGTCAAGCCTGGGACTTTTCCTTGCGTACTAGCGCGTCTACAAAGGGAGAGCAGCTAGGGCTTTCCGACCCTCAGTTTGGCTCCCAGAATACTGAAGACGAGCAATGCAAAAATTGTCATCAGTGGGTTCCCAAAACAACCATAGTGTTGCACGAAAATTTTTGTCTCCGGAATAATGTATTATGCCCGAAATGTCAAAAGGTTTTCCAGAAACGATCCGCAGAGTGGCAGAGCCATTGGCATTGCCCTCATGATGAAGCCAACGGAAATGATGCATATAGTAAGGCAAAACATGATACTATCTTCCATACAGAAGAGCCGTGCTCGAAATGTCATTATAAAGCCCGGAATTTGCCCGACCTCGCTCACCATCGCACCACAGTTTGTCCAGAGAAGCTTATTCTCTGCCAATTCTGTCACCTCGTCGTCCCACAAAAGGGCGACACTGACCCGGACGTCCTCGATCCCGAGGTTCTTTTATCGAACTTGACACCGCATGAATTCGTCGACGGCACGCGTACGACGGAGTGCCATCTATGCAATAGAATTATCCGCCTCCGAGACATGAACACCCATCTCCGCCACCATGACCTTGAACGCGTTTCCCGCCCCCCACCCCGAGTATGCAATAATCCCAATTGCTGCAGCACCTTGGATGACCCGGTCAAAAGAGGTAAAGTAGCCGACAATTCCCTAGGCCTATGCAACGTCTGCTTCGGCCCTCTTTACGTCGATTTGTACGATCCAGAAGGCAAAGCATTACGGCGCCGCATAGAGAGGCGATACTTGTCCCAAATGCTTAGTGGCTGCGGCAAATCCTGGTGTCGAAACGAGTACTGCAAGACTGGCCGGGCAAACATGGGCATCATCAGCGTGTCCGCGAAGGAGGCGCTGGCGTTGGTTAAGCCATTGATCAACGCGGTTTCGATTCCCGTAGGCGGCCAAGATCTGGAGAATACTTCGCCTTTGTATTTCTGCTCTGATGAAAATAATCAGACGAGGAGGAAATTGGCAGAGTTACTTGCTTCGGAGGCGGGTTACGAATTGGGCTGGGGCGTTGCGGCGATTCAGGAAGCTGGCGGTGATATTGATCGGGCAAAGGATTGGTTAAAGAATTGGGCGCCGAAGAAAGGCGAGAAATTTGGTGATCAGAAGTAA
- a CDS encoding uncharacterized protein (EggNog:ENOG410PJZA~COG:U~TransMembrane:5 (i143-161o167-186i231-249o255-279i286-305o)~BUSCO:11869at33183) — translation MAQFYSQQPQQPYGVPPQQSAQNLQFYSTSYSSVSGHTTPSQATYGGYGMTSSSAPAFPVGGGAGGYGGGGYGGSAAGVSGRMGEQGGLRMGWLAAFGTEGYEGEPPLLEELGVNFEHIRTKTLTVLNPFAHIDQHLMDDSDLYGALLYILLYGTFLLLSGKVFYGYIYGVAVFGTVALHVILSLMSPTLDTPSPTDVSSTDPSGYHPHHKPNPNAGHFSSTLTFPRSASVLGYCFLPLVLTSLVGILIPMDTMFGYLLTTAAVGWCTYSSSGMFCAVARMRGMRALVAYPLALFYVVFGIMGIFSSRGSGTLAATTAGT, via the exons ATGGCCCAATTCTACTCGCAGCAACCACAACAGCCCTACGGCGTTCCCCCCCAACAATCCGCACAGAACCTTCAATTCTACTCTACATCGTACTCATCAGTCTCCGGACACACCACACCGTCACAGGCAACATATGGCGGCTATGGCATGACATCTAGTTCCGCCCCCGCGTTCCCCGTCGGTGGTGGAGCAGGCGGCTACGGCGGTGGTGGTTACGGAGGCTCAGCCGCTGGTGTGAGTGGAAGGATGGGCGAGCAGGGTGGTTTGAGAATGGGATGGCTGGCAGCTTTTGGAACGGAAGGATATGAAGGAGAGCCACCCTTGTTGGAAGAACTGGGGGTCAATTTTGAGCATATAAGAACAAAG ACACTCACCGTCTTGAATCCCTTTGCCCACATCGATCAACACCTGATGGACGACAGCGACCTCTACGGTGCCCTCCTCTACATCCTACTTTACGGCACATTCCTCCTTCTCTCCGGTAAAGTGTTCTACGGCTACATCTACGGCGTCGCTGTCTTCGGCACCGTTGCCCTTCATGTCATTCTCAGCCTTATGTCTCCCACCCTCGACACCCCCAGTCCCACCGACGTCTCATCCACCGACCCCAGCGGCTACCACCCACACCACAAACCAAATCCTAACGCAGGACATTTCTCATCGACGTTAACATTCCCTCGTTCCGCCAGCGTGCTGGGTTACTGCTTCCTTCCACTTGTGCTAACAAGCCTAGTGGGCATTCTCATTCCTATGGATACGATGTTCGGATATCTCCTCACCACCGCCGCCGTGGGGTGGTGTACGTATAGTAGTTCAGGAATGTTTTGCGCTGTTGCGAGGATGAGAGGCATGAGAGCTTTGGTGGCTTATCCGTTGGCGCTGTTTTACGTGGTGTTTGGGATTATGGGAATCTTCTCGTCGAGAGGAAGTGGTACTTTGGCCGCGACAACCGCTGGCacttga